GCCGGGGCGGCCGGCACGCCGAAGCCGTCCGTGTGATCGAGGACGCCGAGGTCACCGACATGCTGGGGATGGAACTGGCCGAGCGGCCGGCGCCCGCGTGCGTCCTCGCGCACACCGAATCCGCACCGCACGCCGGACTGCTCGAAGCCGTACTCGAAGGCGGTGTGCCGGTCGCGGTCTGGCGCCGCGGCGGCACAGCGACCGCGCCCCCGCTCCTCGACCTGCTCGCACCCGCCGGCCCCGACGGCCGCCCGGACCCCGGCGCACTGGACGTACTGGCCCTGCCCGCGCGCGTGCGGGAGGTGCGCCGGGCGGCCGCCGGCGCCGCCGCGGGAGCCGCGCGCGCCGCACCGGGGGGCGGCCGACTTCCCGCAGGGGAAGACCAGTTGGTGCTCCTGTGGGACGATCCCGACGACATACCGGACTCCCGGTCCCTGGCCTGACCCCGACCACTGACAGAGGCAGAGCGACGATGGAGGCAGAGGCAGTGGTGAAGGACTGGTGGCTGTACCACGGGACCGGCGAGGGCACAGAGCGGCGCGCCCGCCTGGAAACCGGATCCCCGCCGCCCTGGCGGGACTTCACCGGCAGCCCCGACCCTGGGTACGAGCCCCCCGGCTGCGAGGGGCCCGCCTGGGAGCGCACCCGCCGGCGGGGCGAGGGCTACGTCCCCGACGAGCAGGAGAAGGACGTCGTCAACACGGCCCTGCACCTGCGCAGGCCGCTGCTGATCACCGGGAAGCCCGGCGTCGGCAAGTCCACCCTGGCCTACAGCATCGCCTCGGACCTGGGCCTGGGACCCGTACTGCACTGGCCCATCACCAGCCGGACGGTACTGCGCGACGGGCTCTACCTGTACGACGCCATCGGCCGGCTCCAGGAGGCCGGGCTGGAGCAACTGCGCAGGCCGGCCGTCCCTGTGGGGCCCGCGGCGACCGCCGCGCCCCCTGGCACACTGCCCACGCCCCGCCCCGGCCCCGCAGCCGGCCCCGAACCCGATCCCGACCCCGCCCACGCGCCGTCGATCTCGCGCTACCTGCGCCTCGGGCCGCTCGGCACCGCCCTGCTGCCGCAGGACCGCCCCCGCGTCCTGCTCGTCGACGAGATCGACAAGAGCGACATCGACCTCCCCGGCGACCTCCTCACCGTCTTCGAGGACGGCGGCTTCACCATCCCCGAACTCGCCCGCCTCGCCCAGGAGGACCCCACCGTCGCCATCGGCACGGACGACGACCCCCACGCCCGCGTCCGCCTCACCCAAGGCCG
This DNA window, taken from Streptomyces sp. TN58, encodes the following:
- a CDS encoding AAA family ATPase; its protein translation is MEAEAVVKDWWLYHGTGEGTERRARLETGSPPPWRDFTGSPDPGYEPPGCEGPAWERTRRRGEGYVPDEQEKDVVNTALHLRRPLLITGKPGVGKSTLAYSIASDLGLGPVLHWPITSRTVLRDGLYLYDAIGRLQEAGLEQLRRPAVPVGPAATAAPPGTLPTPRPGPAAGPEPDPDPAHAPSISRYLRLGPLGTALLPQDRPRVLLVDEIDKSDIDLPGDLLTVFEDGGFTIPELARLAQEDPTVAIGTDDDPHARVRLTQGRVQCHYFPVVVLTSNGERDFPPAFLRRCVRLHLEPPGPEKLALIVRRRLGVDVEAGGEYQELVRDFIDRAGDGDLATDQLLNAIQLRLAGAWSAPGDRDRFLRTVMQHLTGPTA